A stretch of Triticum aestivum cultivar Chinese Spring chromosome 1D, IWGSC CS RefSeq v2.1, whole genome shotgun sequence DNA encodes these proteins:
- the LOC123167719 gene encoding proline-rich protein HaeIII subfamily 1-like produces the protein MKYSDPAMPIHAAIKVEEEDEEGVAIATFGTAGQVPGGQQDCMAIFRNPAPPPQVQPPRPPPPAPAQCQWNKRLATGPPPGFPGVCQPPQKRHQSGAQPPHRQHQALPQQRQYQAPPSQAQQGQRQYQAPPAQAQQAQRQYQARPPQTQQYQAAPPQAQPPQKQYPPPQPRRQQAAQGQPLQQQYQAQPRQTQYPPAPAQAQPPQKQHRPAPTQAQPPQMQYQQPEPDQAQPPQMQYQPAPTQAQPPGMQYQPAPLPSARQHAPTPAAPAAHHAPSSSRPRLHPRAAARPASAFKKPSVVCAVCDVRCMTAVHLKQHEKGRKHRNKVGCAAGEMNLWCDVCSVTLLTKLNVKEHYSGKPHLQRASRSSAKGHRAT, from the exons ATGAAATACTCCGATCCTGCAATGCCGATCCATGCGGCCATCAAGGTggaagaggaagacgaggagggGGTTGCCATTGCCACCTTTGGTACAGCAGGCCAGGTGCCCGGCGGCCAACAGGACTGCATGGCCATCTTCAGGAACCCCGCTCCTCCCCCACAG GTGCAGCCGCCGCGGCCACCTCCACCTGCACCTGCACAATGCCAGTGGAACAAGAGGCTGGCTACCGGACCGCCTCCAGGCTTCCCCGGTGTTTGCCAGCCGCCACAGAAGAGACACCAGTCTGGGGCGCAGCCACCGCACAGGCAGCATCAGGCGCTGCCACAACAGAGGCAGTATCAGGCGCCGCCGTCGCAGGCGCAGCAAGGGCAGAGGCAGTATCAGGCGCCACCGGCGCAGGCGCAGCAGGCGCAGAGGCAGTAtcaggcgcggccaccgcagacgcAGCAGTACCAGGCGGCGCCGCCGCAGGCACAACCACCGCAGAAGCAATACCCGCCACCACAGCCTAGGCGGCAGCAGGCGGCGCAAGGGCAGCCACTGCAACAGCAATACCAGGCGCAGCCGCGGCAGACGCAGtacccgccggcgccggcgcaagCGCAACCACCGCAGAAGCAGCACCGGCCGGCCCCAACGCAAGCGCAACCACCGCAGATGCAGTACCAGCAGCCGGAGCCTGATCAAGCGCAACCCCCGCAGATGCAGTACCAGCCGGCACCGACCCAAGCGCAGCCACCGGGGATGCAGTACCAGCCGGCGCCGTTGCCGAGCGCGCGGCAGCACGCTCCCACACCGGCCGCACCTGCCGCTCACCACGCCCCGTCCAGCAGCAGGCCCCGACTTCACCCGAGGGCCGCGGCCAGACCGGCGTCCGCGTTCAAGAAGCCCTCCGTCGTGTGCGCCGTGTGCGACGTGCGGTGCATGACGGCGGTTCACCTCAAGCAGCACGAGAAGGGGAGGAAGCATCGGAACAAGGTGGGCTGCGCCGCCGGGGAGATGAACCTGTGGTGCGACGTCTGCTCCGTGACCCTCttaaccaagctcaacgtcaaggAGCACTACTCCGGCAAGCCGCATCTCCAGCGGGCCTCACGCTCCAGTGCCAAGGGCCACCGAGCAACCTGA
- the LOC123181130 gene encoding thioredoxin-like protein YLS8: MSYLLPHLHSGWAVDQAILAEEERLVIIRFGHDWDETCMQMDEVLSGVAETIKNFAVIYLVDITEVPDFNTMYELYDPSTVMFFFRNKHIMIDLGTGNNNKINWAMKDKQEFVDIVETVYRGARKGRGLVIAPKDYSTKYRY, translated from the exons ATGTCCTACCTGTTGCCACATCTGCACTCGGGATGGGCGGTGGACCAGGCCATCCTCGCCGAGGAGGAGCGGCTAGTCATCATCCGCTTCGGCCACGATTGGGACGAGACATGCATGCAG ATGGATGAGGTGCTATCAGGTGTGGCTGAGACCATAAAGAACTTTGCGGTGATCTACCTTGTTGACATCACGGAGGTTCCTGATTTCAACACCATGTACGAGTTGTATGACCCGTCGACGGTGATGTTCTTCTTCCGGAACAAGCACATCATGATTGATCTTGGGACAGGAAACAACAACAAGATCAACTGGGCCATGAAAGACAAGCAAGAGTTTGTCGACATTGTGGAGACTGTGTACAGGGGAGCCAGGAAGGGCCGTGGTCTGGTGATTGCTCCAAAGGATTACTCCACCAAGTACCGTTACTAG